CAATGCTGCTCCACACTAATCCTCTCTTTGTTGTCTCGAGGCAAGTTGGCGTCAATAGACTCGAACATGGCAGAGTAGTAATCCATGGTCTCGGCAAATCTCATCATGAAAGGTGTCGTGTTGGTGTGCGACTCCTGCTCCACCAATGTAGTTACCTTTGGGGACAGCCCTTTTACCATCCGGAGCAACCCGTCCCGTGGGTTGTTGACGTCCACGCTCTCATCTGGGGTGTGGTGTAGCTGGAGGGTGAAGTTGACAGCAAGTGCTTCACCTGGTCTAATCTCGAGCATTTCTTTTGTGACTTGGGTGGCATAGACAGGTAGAGGGGTAAATTCCAGAGGTATATTGAATTCTTTAGACATGCCCTTCAGCATGTTCCCAACAATTTCCAGACCTTCACCTCGGGCATACTCTGATACTGGGTCATCTATTCCAGTGATCCGCACATGAGGTGGACCCCCAGGCCTTGCAGCTAAAGCTTGTATCAGTGTGATCCATTGAGTCCCTTGAGCAATCTGAAAATCAATTATGTGGATGTTGTCCTCGCTTCTCAATGCCTCTGCAATCGCCCCATTAGCTGCCATGTATCCAAACTTGAAGTAAGGACATATATTGTATAAAATTTTCATGTACGAGAGAAGCTCCTTGCTCTCTGGTTTGCGGCATCTCAGAGCACGGTAGATGTTTCTACCAGAGTTTCCATGTCTAGCAACCAAACCCTCGAGTAGGTAAGCACCTAGACGCTGGATTGGTTCCCCGTTAATTGAAACAATCCCACGAGCTTCCTGAACAAGCTTTAGGAACTCCTCTGTCCTGTCCTCACTTAAGGCCTCAGCACACTTGGTTAACAGCTGCTTCACAATGATTTGTGGATCATCCCTTAACTCCCGTTGTCGTTTCTCTGGACGAAATTCATAGCTTGCCATGGGGTACCCACCAGATGCAAATTGTGGCCGAACGACTCCAGGCAATGGCTGTCGTGACTCATGGCTCCATGTCCTTGACCGCTGCCTCATGAGCTGAGCAGGCTTGGTTTCCTCAAACTCATGCTTGGCGCTAGTTGTTGCATCATCAGCATCAGGTGCCATCAAAACGGTCTCAATCTCACGCAAAGCGTGTTGCATATTATGTCTTGATCTCGCATACAATGGATCAGCTCTCACTTGGATGTTCTCACGAAGATGGCTACCTGGCTGTATGTATGAGCTGTCTGCTTCGAGCGGGGAGATTGGTTGGGCTGAAATGGTTTCTGTAGAGCTCTGGTTATCCGGAGTGTTGCTGAGAGCAGATAAATTGTCACACTCAAGCTGGGTAGAAAGAGGGGTGTA
This is a stretch of genomic DNA from Brachypodium distachyon strain Bd21 chromosome 1, Brachypodium_distachyon_v3.0, whole genome shotgun sequence. It encodes these proteins:
- the LOC100829571 gene encoding chitin-inducible gibberellin-responsive protein 1; this encodes MDLHQLLKYRLTGANVLYEIPTENNLTNSSWPASPLKLEYNNSPYTPLSTQLECDNLSALSNTPDNQSSTETISAQPISPLEADSSYIQPGSHLRENIQVRADPLYARSRHNMQHALREIETVLMAPDADDATTSAKHEFEETKPAQLMRQRSRTWSHESRQPLPGVVRPQFASGGYPMASYEFRPEKRQRELRDDPQIIVKQLLTKCAEALSEDRTEEFLKLVQEARGIVSINGEPIQRLGAYLLEGLVARHGNSGRNIYRALRCRKPESKELLSYMKILYNICPYFKFGYMAANGAIAEALRSEDNIHIIDFQIAQGTQWITLIQALAARPGGPPHVRITGIDDPVSEYARGEGLEIVGNMLKGMSKEFNIPLEFTPLPVYATQVTKEMLEIRPGEALAVNFTLQLHHTPDESVDVNNPRDGLLRMVKGLSPKVTTLVEQESHTNTTPFMMRFAETMDYYSAMFESIDANLPRDNKERISVEQHCLAKDIVNIIACEGKDRVERHELLGKWKSRLTMAGFKPYPLSSYVNSVIKKLLACYSDKYTLEEKDGAMLLGWKKRKLISASAWH